Proteins encoded by one window of Candidatus Zixiibacteriota bacterium:
- a CDS encoding YqgE/AlgH family protein, with protein MGDEKGRVLARWVCFSLLLCWAAVAAPCPGGAGGAGPGGHLTGQLLVATPEMTDPRFVETVIYLVRHDAGGAFGLIINRPLTRGPIKDLLKGFGIESKEAAGEIVLHYGGPVSPSGGFVLHTDDYLLDTSAKIDDGIAMTSDPKMIEAIAAGKGPRRYLLMLGYAGWAPGQLESEIRGQSWFTIPADQSLIFDADAEKKWRKANDRRQFRL; from the coding sequence ATGGGCGACGAGAAAGGGCGGGTTCTGGCGCGGTGGGTTTGTTTCAGCCTTCTGCTTTGCTGGGCCGCGGTCGCCGCGCCGTGCCCTGGCGGAGCGGGCGGAGCCGGGCCCGGCGGCCATCTCACCGGTCAGCTTCTCGTTGCGACGCCGGAGATGACGGACCCGCGTTTTGTCGAGACCGTCATCTACCTCGTGCGCCACGACGCCGGCGGGGCTTTCGGCCTGATCATCAATCGCCCGCTGACCAGGGGCCCGATCAAGGATCTCTTGAAGGGTTTCGGGATCGAAAGCAAAGAAGCGGCGGGAGAGATCGTTCTGCATTACGGCGGACCCGTCTCGCCGAGCGGCGGCTTCGTGCTGCACACGGACGATTATTTGCTGGATACGTCCGCGAAAATCGACGACGGCATCGCCATGACCTCCGATCCGAAGATGATCGAGGCGATCGCCGCCGGCAAGGGGCCGAGGCGCTATCTGCTGATGCTCGGCTATGCCGGCTGGGCGCCCGGTCAGCTTGAAAGCGAGATTCGCGGGCAGTCATGGTTCACCATTCCGGCCGACCAGTCGCTGATCTTCGACGCCGACGCCGAAAAGAAGTGGCGCAAGGCGAACGACCGCAGGCAATTCAGGCTCTGA
- a CDS encoding heme-binding protein — MELTLDKAAAIVDGALARAREMKIRPLCVAVLDAGGHLKALKREDGAGILRPHIAIGKAWGAIGMGESSRHLGERLKSRPEFLGALSDMSQGKVVPVPGGVLIIDGGAIIGAAGASGGTADEDEACVIAGIAAAGLEYKV; from the coding sequence ATGGAGCTGACGCTGGACAAGGCGGCGGCGATCGTCGACGGAGCGCTCGCCCGCGCGCGGGAGATGAAGATCCGCCCGCTCTGCGTGGCGGTGCTCGACGCGGGAGGCCACCTCAAGGCGCTCAAGCGCGAGGACGGCGCCGGCATCCTGCGGCCGCACATCGCGATCGGGAAAGCCTGGGGCGCCATCGGCATGGGGGAGTCCAGCCGCCACCTGGGCGAGCGGCTGAAGAGCCGGCCGGAATTTCTCGGCGCGCTCTCGGACATGTCGCAGGGCAAGGTGGTCCCGGTTCCCGGCGGCGTGCTGATCATCGACGGCGGGGCGATCATCGGCGCGGCCGGGGCGAGCGGCGGAACCGCGGACGAGGACGAAGCATGCGTGATCGCCGGGATCGCAGCCGCCGGCCTCGAATACAAGGTCTGA
- a CDS encoding ABC transporter substrate-binding protein — protein sequence MIRIAVPDLISNSYFPAIAAVELGCFASEGLDASIDLLFPVPKTYEALRDGALDFVVGSAHATLFAFPEWRGAKLLAAVARHTYWFLVVRSDLRPKRGDLSVVKGLRLGAAPGVDLSLRAMLVEAGIDPERDNVKITPIPGAAGPDVSFGLSAARALEEGKLDGFWANGMGCEVAVRRGVGAMVLDVRRGDGPPGARHHTFPALVTTQKRIDEEPQTARAAIRAIMKAHKALREDVTLAGEVGKKRFPPAEAELIADLIRRDLPYYDPEISEETVENMNRFARSVGLLSGPAPYDQVVATQFRDVWREKV from the coding sequence GTGATCCGCATCGCCGTTCCCGACCTGATCTCCAATTCCTATTTTCCGGCGATCGCCGCCGTCGAGCTGGGATGCTTCGCCTCGGAGGGGCTCGACGCCTCGATCGACCTCCTCTTCCCCGTTCCGAAGACCTACGAGGCTCTGCGCGACGGCGCGCTCGACTTCGTCGTCGGCTCGGCCCACGCGACGCTGTTCGCCTTTCCCGAATGGCGCGGGGCGAAGCTCCTCGCGGCGGTGGCCCGCCACACCTACTGGTTTCTCGTCGTCCGCAGCGATCTCCGCCCGAAACGGGGCGATCTGAGCGTGGTCAAGGGCTTGCGCCTCGGCGCCGCTCCGGGTGTCGACCTGAGCTTGCGCGCGATGCTCGTCGAGGCCGGCATCGACCCCGAGCGCGACAACGTGAAGATCACGCCGATCCCCGGTGCAGCGGGCCCCGATGTTTCCTTCGGGCTCTCGGCCGCCCGGGCGCTCGAGGAAGGGAAGCTCGACGGCTTCTGGGCGAACGGCATGGGGTGCGAGGTCGCCGTACGGCGCGGTGTCGGCGCGATGGTGCTCGACGTGCGACGGGGAGACGGGCCGCCGGGGGCGCGCCACCACACGTTTCCCGCCCTGGTCACCACGCAAAAGCGCATCGACGAGGAGCCGCAGACGGCCCGTGCGGCCATCCGCGCCATCATGAAGGCTCACAAGGCGCTGCGCGAGGACGTGACGCTGGCCGGCGAGGTGGGGAAGAAGCGCTTTCCGCCTGCCGAAGCGGAGCTGATCGCCGACCTGATCCGTCGCGATCTTCCGTACTACGATCCCGAGATCAGCGAGGAGACCGTCGAGAACATGAACCGGTTCGCTCGAAGCGTGGGCCTCCTCTCGGGCCCGGCCCCTTACGATCAGGTCGTCGCCACTCAGTTTCGGGACGTCTGGAGGGAAAAGGTATGA
- a CDS encoding extracellular solute-binding protein, giving the protein MSLSARRYSALLLSAGILCTWLLAPRMLVAQAADVAGARKEGKVVVYGTTLPNVIQPIHAAFEKRYGIRVEYWRASATAVVDRAITEWRSGNPGFDVVFAINGTITLLKRENALARYTPPAAAKFPEKVRDKDGVLTAFRHTPLAVLYNTDLVKTADLPGSFDHLLDPKWQNKIVMPDPSRHTSTAQFLWNLQKIKGDKWLDYVRALARQKPFLVESLAPVPNALVRGEGYLGISYAQYVGQVKGPLSLVVFDKVFTDSTDLGLGARARNGNAGKLYMDYLCGPEAQKAIADSGDFPLYPGIYPAVKEADKIVANAVFMDNPTAEEFKKLREDFRSIFLGR; this is encoded by the coding sequence ATGAGTTTGTCCGCCCGTCGCTATTCAGCGCTTCTCTTATCCGCCGGGATTCTTTGTACATGGCTGCTCGCTCCGCGGATGCTCGTCGCCCAGGCGGCGGATGTCGCCGGAGCAAGAAAAGAAGGCAAGGTCGTCGTCTATGGAACGACGCTTCCGAACGTGATCCAGCCCATCCATGCGGCGTTCGAGAAGCGCTACGGCATCCGCGTCGAGTACTGGCGCGCTTCGGCGACGGCGGTCGTGGATCGCGCCATCACCGAATGGCGCAGCGGGAATCCGGGCTTCGACGTCGTCTTCGCGATCAACGGCACCATTACCTTGCTCAAGCGGGAAAACGCCTTGGCCCGTTACACGCCGCCCGCGGCCGCGAAGTTTCCCGAAAAAGTGAGAGACAAGGACGGGGTGTTGACCGCGTTTCGCCACACGCCGCTGGCCGTGCTTTACAACACGGACCTGGTGAAAACCGCCGACCTGCCCGGGAGCTTCGATCATCTGCTCGATCCGAAATGGCAGAACAAGATCGTCATGCCCGACCCGTCGCGCCACACCAGCACGGCGCAGTTCCTCTGGAACCTGCAGAAGATCAAGGGCGACAAATGGCTGGACTACGTGAGGGCGCTCGCCAGGCAGAAGCCCTTTCTCGTCGAATCGCTGGCGCCGGTTCCCAATGCTCTCGTCCGGGGGGAAGGCTACCTCGGCATCTCGTACGCGCAATACGTCGGGCAGGTCAAAGGGCCCTTGAGTCTCGTCGTCTTCGACAAGGTGTTCACGGACTCGACCGACCTGGGTCTCGGAGCCAGGGCGAGGAACGGCAACGCCGGAAAGCTGTACATGGATTACCTCTGCGGGCCGGAGGCGCAGAAAGCGATCGCCGATAGCGGGGACTTTCCGCTCTATCCCGGCATCTACCCCGCCGTCAAGGAGGCGGACAAGATCGTGGCCAACGCGGTGTTCATGGACAACCCGACGGCCGAGGAGTTCAAGAAGCTGCGGGAAGATTTCCGGTCCATTTTCCTGGGCCGCTGA
- a CDS encoding xanthine dehydrogenase family protein subunit M — protein sequence MIPAAFDYLAPRTLEEALEALAAHGEDARLLAGGQSLLPLLKLRLARPKLLVDLRKISGLDGAERRNDRLCIGALATHYKIESSAALAKSGRLLVETAGVIGDLQVRNLGTIGGSLVHADPGSDWPAAILALGGELLMHGPAGERRIRAEDFFLGPMTTAIGPREILTEIQVPAAQRRSGSAYFKARQRASGFALVGVAVALRVDSKGSCEEIGIGVTGLADRPFRARAAEERLRGEKLAPRLIEEAAARVADGVEPLSDLHGSAEFRSHLARIYGARAIRAAAQRAR from the coding sequence ATGATCCCGGCTGCTTTCGACTATCTCGCGCCGCGCACGCTGGAGGAGGCGCTCGAAGCCCTTGCCGCGCACGGGGAGGACGCCAGGCTCCTCGCCGGCGGTCAGAGCCTGCTGCCGCTCCTCAAGCTCAGGCTCGCCCGGCCGAAGCTGCTTGTCGACCTGCGAAAGATTTCAGGGCTCGACGGCGCCGAACGGCGGAACGACCGACTGTGCATTGGCGCGCTGGCCACTCACTATAAGATCGAAAGCTCGGCGGCGCTCGCGAAGAGCGGGCGGCTCTTGGTCGAAACCGCCGGCGTGATCGGCGACCTCCAGGTGCGAAACCTCGGTACGATCGGGGGCAGCCTCGTCCACGCCGACCCCGGCAGCGACTGGCCGGCGGCGATTCTGGCGCTCGGCGGCGAGCTGCTCATGCACGGGCCCGCGGGCGAGCGGCGGATACGAGCCGAGGACTTTTTCCTGGGGCCGATGACGACCGCCATCGGTCCCCGGGAGATCCTGACGGAAATCCAGGTGCCGGCGGCGCAGCGCCGATCGGGGAGCGCCTATTTCAAGGCGAGGCAACGGGCCTCCGGCTTCGCTCTGGTCGGGGTAGCGGTCGCGTTGAGGGTCGACTCGAAGGGAAGCTGCGAGGAGATCGGCATCGGCGTGACCGGTCTTGCGGACAGGCCGTTTCGCGCCCGCGCCGCCGAAGAGCGGTTGCGCGGCGAAAAGCTCGCGCCCAGACTGATCGAGGAAGCCGCCGCTCGCGTCGCCGACGGCGTCGAGCCGCTCTCGGATCTCCACGGCTCCGCCGAGTTCCGCTCACACCTGGCTCGCATCTACGGCGCCCGCGCGATTCGCGCCGCGGCGCAGCGCGCCCGCTGA
- a CDS encoding xanthine dehydrogenase family protein molybdopterin-binding subunit has translation MPVSKLVGAKVKRREDPALVRGLGRYVDDVKLPGVLHVAILRSPHAHARIVRIDTDEVRRQPGVVAVFTGADLRGKIAALPTTADNPTLRVPEHRVLAVDKVCYVGEGVAAVAAEERYAARDALDLIAVDYEPLPAVTDPERALAAGAPVIHSQWPDNLAFRWEHKQGDVERAFEQAHKIVRQKLVHQRLAPVALEGRAVAARYLAAEKELTVWSSTQIPHILKSHLARMLNLPQDQVRVIAPDVGGGFGSKLNVYAEEPLLAYLAIALGRPVKWTEERGENMRATIHGRGQTGEVAAAVAEDGAILGLRYDVVADIGAYHQLFTPAIPPFTGRMLSGCYKIPAIAIEVKGAFTNKMSTDAYRGAGRPEATYVIERLVDRIARELGMDPVKVRQRNFPQPREFPFKTATGLTYDSGNYRAALDKALRLAGYAELRREQKRLRGRGRYLGIGLSTYVEICAMGPGFSEYGKVEVEPTGKVRVLTGASPHGQGQKTSFAQIVADQLGVALDDVEVVHGDTALVARGTGTFGSRATAVGGIAVYHAAEKVREKARELAAHLLEADVEDVVFADGRFGVKGVPRRALTLAQIAQRAQATRDLPPGLDPELAAESTFEPDNFTFPFGTHVCVVEVEPDTGQVTIRKYIAVDDCGRVINPLLVDGQLHGGIAQGIGQALFEEIVYDENGQLLTGSLMDYALPRAADLPRFRLARTETPTPVNPLGIKGVGEAGTIGSTPAVVNAVVDALAPFGVSHIDMPITPEKIWNICRRPETAAGGRK, from the coding sequence GTGCCGGTCAGCAAGCTGGTCGGAGCGAAAGTCAAACGGCGGGAAGACCCGGCCCTGGTTCGGGGCCTCGGCCGGTACGTGGACGACGTCAAGCTTCCCGGCGTGCTTCACGTCGCGATCCTGCGAAGCCCGCACGCGCACGCCAGGATCGTGCGCATCGATACCGACGAGGTGCGGCGGCAGCCGGGCGTGGTCGCGGTCTTCACCGGCGCGGACCTGCGCGGGAAGATCGCCGCCCTGCCGACTACGGCGGACAACCCGACGCTCAGGGTCCCCGAGCACCGCGTCCTGGCGGTCGACAAAGTCTGTTACGTCGGCGAGGGCGTTGCGGCGGTCGCGGCCGAAGAACGCTACGCGGCCCGCGACGCCCTCGATCTGATCGCCGTCGACTACGAGCCCCTGCCGGCCGTCACGGATCCGGAACGGGCTCTCGCTGCCGGCGCCCCGGTGATCCATTCCCAATGGCCCGACAACCTGGCCTTTCGCTGGGAGCACAAGCAGGGAGACGTCGAGCGGGCGTTCGAGCAGGCGCACAAGATCGTCCGGCAAAAGCTCGTTCACCAGCGCCTTGCCCCGGTCGCTCTCGAAGGTCGAGCCGTGGCGGCGCGCTATCTGGCCGCCGAAAAGGAGCTCACCGTCTGGTCGTCGACGCAGATCCCGCACATCCTGAAGAGCCATCTGGCGCGCATGCTGAATCTCCCGCAGGATCAGGTGCGCGTGATCGCGCCGGACGTCGGTGGCGGGTTCGGGAGCAAGCTCAACGTCTACGCCGAGGAGCCGCTGCTCGCGTACCTCGCGATCGCGCTCGGCCGGCCGGTCAAGTGGACCGAAGAGCGGGGCGAGAATATGCGCGCGACGATCCACGGCCGCGGCCAGACCGGCGAGGTCGCCGCGGCGGTGGCGGAGGACGGCGCCATTCTGGGATTGCGCTACGACGTGGTCGCCGACATCGGCGCCTATCATCAGCTCTTCACGCCGGCGATTCCGCCGTTCACGGGCCGCATGCTTTCCGGGTGCTACAAGATCCCGGCGATCGCGATCGAGGTCAAAGGGGCCTTCACCAACAAGATGTCGACGGACGCGTATCGCGGCGCCGGGCGGCCCGAGGCGACCTACGTGATCGAGCGGCTCGTCGACAGGATCGCCCGGGAGCTGGGGATGGATCCCGTCAAGGTGCGGCAGCGGAACTTTCCGCAGCCGCGCGAGTTCCCGTTCAAGACCGCGACGGGTCTCACCTACGACAGCGGCAACTACCGCGCGGCGCTCGACAAGGCACTCCGGCTCGCCGGCTACGCGGAGCTGAGACGGGAGCAAAAACGGCTGCGAGGCCGCGGGCGCTATCTGGGGATCGGGCTTTCGACCTACGTCGAGATCTGCGCGATGGGGCCCGGGTTCTCGGAGTACGGCAAGGTGGAGGTCGAGCCCACGGGCAAAGTGAGAGTGCTGACCGGGGCCTCGCCGCACGGGCAGGGGCAGAAGACCTCGTTCGCGCAGATCGTGGCGGATCAGCTCGGCGTCGCTCTGGACGACGTCGAAGTGGTGCACGGCGATACCGCGCTGGTCGCCAGGGGAACCGGCACCTTCGGGAGCCGGGCGACGGCGGTGGGAGGTATCGCCGTTTACCACGCAGCTGAGAAGGTCAGGGAGAAGGCGCGCGAGCTGGCGGCGCATCTGCTGGAAGCGGACGTCGAGGACGTCGTTTTCGCCGACGGCCGCTTCGGCGTCAAGGGAGTGCCGCGCCGGGCGCTCACGCTCGCGCAGATCGCGCAGCGGGCGCAGGCGACGCGCGATCTTCCGCCGGGGCTCGATCCGGAGCTCGCGGCGGAGTCGACGTTCGAGCCGGACAACTTCACTTTTCCCTTCGGCACTCACGTCTGCGTGGTCGAGGTCGAGCCCGATACCGGGCAGGTCACGATCCGGAAGTACATTGCGGTCGACGATTGCGGCAGGGTGATCAATCCGCTGCTCGTCGACGGCCAGCTCCACGGCGGTATCGCCCAGGGAATCGGACAGGCGCTCTTCGAAGAGATCGTCTACGACGAGAACGGGCAGCTCCTCACCGGCAGCCTGATGGACTACGCGCTGCCGCGCGCAGCCGACCTGCCGCGCTTCCGTCTCGCCCGCACCGAGACGCCAACGCCGGTGAACCCGCTTGGCATCAAGGGCGTCGGCGAGGCGGGGACGATCGGCTCCACGCCCGCCGTGGTGAACGCCGTGGTGGACGCGCTGGCTCCCTTCGGCGTGAGCCATATCGACATGCCGATCACGCCGGAGAAGATCTGGAACATCTGCCGCAGACCAGAGACGGCGGCCGGAGGGCGGAAATGA
- a CDS encoding (2Fe-2S)-binding protein encodes MDAAAKKSISVTVNGAAHEREVEPRLLLVDFLRDTLGLTGTHVGCDTSICGACTVLLDGAAVKSCTVLAVQADGAEVLTIEGLARGEKLHPIQQAFWDRHGLQCGFCTPGMILTSYQLLRRNPNPSEAEIRHALDGNLCRCTGYQHIVDAVREAARAMRPRSGGRLRAAARSGRSRS; translated from the coding sequence GTGGACGCGGCCGCGAAAAAAAGCATCTCGGTGACCGTGAACGGGGCTGCGCACGAGCGCGAGGTCGAGCCGCGGCTCCTGCTCGTCGATTTTCTACGCGACACGCTGGGCCTCACCGGCACCCACGTCGGCTGCGACACCTCCATTTGCGGCGCGTGCACGGTTCTTCTCGACGGCGCGGCGGTGAAGTCCTGCACCGTGCTCGCCGTCCAGGCGGACGGCGCCGAGGTCCTCACCATCGAAGGATTGGCGCGGGGAGAGAAGCTTCACCCGATCCAGCAGGCGTTCTGGGATCGCCACGGGTTGCAGTGCGGTTTTTGCACCCCGGGAATGATTCTCACCTCCTACCAGCTCCTCCGGCGCAACCCGAATCCGTCGGAAGCGGAAATCCGCCACGCGCTCGACGGGAATCTCTGCCGCTGCACCGGCTACCAGCATATCGTCGACGCCGTGCGCGAGGCGGCGCGAGCGATGAGACCGAGGAGCGGCGGGCGGCTTCGGGCTGCAGCGCGCTCGGGACGAAGCCGGAGCTGA
- a CDS encoding extracellular solute-binding protein, producing MVVLLLAGGQPITQAAAPRQLVEAAAKEGEVVFYASMNLGEANALISRFQERYPAVKVRLNRTGSEKLLTKVLAEAAAGKSFADVIQTVEFSMYLFKRRGVLARYVPPEDSLYPREFKDSGYWTTVYYHPYVAAYNTRLVSPLALPKSYDDLLDPKWKGKMMMEGTKAEWFAGMLQILGRERGLAYMRALAKQEPTQRVGHELLAQLVAAGESWLDINIPSSSVDRLRQKGAPIDWTALGPAPAIMVGTGLSARAPHPSAARLYLDFVLSQEGQKIIQGFGRLVARSDLARGQTALVRGIQMVPVDPALAERMEEYSKQLREIFSR from the coding sequence ATGGTTGTCCTGCTGCTCGCGGGGGGTCAGCCGATCACGCAGGCCGCTGCGCCGCGGCAGCTGGTCGAGGCTGCCGCGAAAGAGGGGGAAGTGGTCTTCTACGCGTCCATGAACCTGGGCGAGGCGAACGCCCTCATCTCCCGTTTCCAGGAGCGATACCCGGCGGTCAAGGTGAGACTCAACCGAACCGGAAGCGAAAAGCTCCTCACCAAGGTCCTCGCCGAGGCGGCCGCCGGCAAGAGCTTCGCCGATGTCATCCAGACCGTCGAGTTCAGCATGTATCTTTTCAAGCGCAGGGGCGTGCTCGCGCGCTACGTGCCGCCTGAAGATTCCCTCTATCCCCGGGAGTTCAAGGACTCCGGCTACTGGACCACGGTCTACTACCATCCGTACGTCGCGGCATACAACACCCGGCTGGTTTCGCCGCTGGCGCTGCCGAAGAGCTACGACGATCTTCTCGATCCGAAGTGGAAGGGCAAGATGATGATGGAGGGGACCAAGGCGGAGTGGTTCGCCGGCATGCTCCAGATCCTGGGGCGCGAGCGCGGGCTGGCTTACATGCGGGCACTCGCAAAGCAGGAGCCGACGCAGCGGGTCGGCCACGAGCTCCTGGCGCAACTCGTCGCCGCGGGCGAGAGCTGGCTCGACATCAACATACCGTCGTCCTCCGTCGATCGATTGAGGCAGAAGGGGGCGCCGATCGACTGGACCGCGCTCGGCCCGGCGCCGGCGATCATGGTCGGCACCGGTCTCTCGGCCCGCGCGCCGCACCCCAGCGCCGCCCGGTTGTACCTGGATTTCGTTCTGTCGCAAGAAGGCCAGAAAATCATTCAGGGGTTCGGTCGCCTGGTGGCCAGAAGCGACCTCGCCCGCGGACAGACGGCGCTGGTGCGCGGCATCCAGATGGTCCCCGTCGATCCGGCGCTGGCCGAGAGGATGGAAGAATACTCGAAGCAGCTCCGGGAGATCTTCTCTCGCTGA
- a CDS encoding NUDIX hydrolase, whose product MAIPQRYNTGYNIGVGGAVVAGGRLLLVRRSSRHGRGNWQLPGGFIEPDETIERAVVREVREEAGVSTEVEGVLGVRSRYDPESGNGLYVVLLLRPVSGEPRADGREVDQAGYFTLEEISRLSPLPPVNWEIARRVLSADRRLLIPKSVTNLAGARFTLFVG is encoded by the coding sequence ATGGCAATCCCGCAGCGATACAACACGGGGTACAACATCGGTGTCGGCGGCGCGGTGGTTGCCGGTGGCCGGCTGCTGCTCGTGCGACGCTCGTCGCGCCACGGCCGGGGCAACTGGCAGCTTCCCGGAGGATTCATCGAGCCTGACGAAACCATCGAGCGGGCGGTGGTGCGCGAGGTGCGGGAAGAGGCCGGCGTCAGCACGGAAGTCGAAGGAGTCCTCGGCGTGCGGAGCCGCTACGATCCCGAATCGGGCAACGGTCTTTACGTCGTTTTGCTGTTGCGGCCCGTGAGCGGAGAACCGCGCGCCGACGGCCGTGAAGTCGATCAGGCGGGCTATTTCACCCTCGAGGAAATCTCCCGCCTGAGCCCCCTTCCGCCGGTGAACTGGGAGATCGCCCGGCGCGTGTTGTCCGCGGATCGCCGCCTGCTCATTCCCAAATCCGTAACGAATCTTGCCGGCGCCCGCTTCACGCTGTTCGTCGGTTGA